One region of Hymenobacter sediminicola genomic DNA includes:
- a CDS encoding vWA domain-containing protein — protein MSSGFRFRDYVPEESTDKGFDSLFKIFMQLITITSGDVGETLSWLNELDKQYGLTNDEYGMGNFIEDLKKKGYIDEDEQKKGEFNITAKSEQQIRKSSLEEIFGKLKKSGQGNHRTPHTGQGDEQSTDMREFRFGDSLDQISMTESIRNAQLNHGLGTGEFMLTEGDLEVRENEHKSQTSTVLMIDISHSMILYGEDRITPAKKVAMALAELVKQKYPKDFLDVLVFGNDAWQIEVKDLPYLQVGPYHTNTVAGLELALDLLRKRKTPNKQIFMITDGKPTCLKEGNGYYKNSFGLDRKVVNKTLNLAAAARRLKVPITTFMIASDPYLQQFVNEFTEVNQGKAYYSSLKGLGHLIFEDYKRNRRKNV, from the coding sequence ATGTCCTCAGGCTTTCGTTTTCGGGACTACGTGCCCGAAGAGTCGACCGATAAAGGTTTCGACTCCCTCTTTAAGATATTCATGCAGCTCATCACCATCACCAGCGGCGACGTGGGCGAGACCCTCTCGTGGCTGAATGAGCTGGACAAGCAGTACGGTCTCACCAACGATGAGTACGGCATGGGCAACTTCATCGAAGACCTTAAAAAGAAGGGCTACATCGATGAGGACGAGCAGAAAAAAGGCGAGTTCAACATCACGGCCAAAAGCGAGCAGCAGATCCGCAAAAGCTCCCTGGAGGAAATCTTCGGTAAGCTCAAGAAGTCGGGGCAGGGCAACCACCGCACGCCCCACACCGGCCAGGGCGACGAGCAGAGCACCGACATGCGCGAATTCCGGTTCGGTGACTCGCTCGACCAGATTTCCATGACCGAGAGCATCCGCAACGCCCAGCTCAACCACGGCCTGGGCACCGGCGAGTTCATGCTGACCGAAGGCGACCTGGAAGTGCGCGAAAACGAGCACAAGAGCCAGACCAGCACCGTGCTCATGATTGACATTTCGCACTCCATGATTCTGTACGGCGAAGACCGTATCACGCCGGCCAAGAAAGTGGCCATGGCGCTGGCCGAGCTGGTGAAGCAGAAGTACCCCAAGGACTTTCTGGACGTGCTGGTGTTCGGCAACGACGCCTGGCAGATTGAGGTGAAGGACCTACCGTATCTGCAGGTAGGGCCCTACCACACCAATACTGTGGCCGGCCTGGAGCTGGCCCTGGACCTGCTGCGCAAGCGCAAAACGCCCAACAAGCAGATTTTTATGATTACGGACGGCAAGCCCACCTGCCTGAAGGAAGGCAACGGCTACTACAAAAATAGCTTCGGCCTCGACCGCAAGGTGGTCAACAAGACGCTGAACCTGGCCGCCGCCGCCCGCCGCCTCAAAGTGCCCATCACCACGTTCATGATTGCCTCCGACCCGTATCTGCAGCAGTTCGTCAACGAATTCACGGAGGTAAACCAGGGCAAGGCGTACTATAGCTCGCTCAAAGGCCTCGGC
- a CDS encoding DUF427 domain-containing protein, with protein sequence MKAIWNNTVVAESNDTVVVENNHYFPADSIKREYFEDSIAGTTCPWKGRASYYSLRVNGELNKDAAWFYPEPKEAAQQIQGRVAFWKGVQIQP encoded by the coding sequence ATGAAAGCCATCTGGAACAATACTGTAGTTGCGGAAAGCAATGACACTGTAGTAGTAGAAAACAACCACTATTTTCCGGCCGACTCCATCAAGCGCGAATATTTCGAGGACAGCATTGCAGGAACCACCTGCCCTTGGAAAGGCCGCGCCAGTTACTACTCCCTGCGCGTGAACGGGGAGCTGAACAAAGACGCCGCCTGGTTCTACCCCGAGCCCAAAGAAGCGGCTCAGCAGATTCAGGGCCGGGTTGCGTTCTGGAAAGGCGTGCAGATTCAGCCCTAA
- a CDS encoding acyl-ACP desaturase, whose translation MIATTTSRGEVLQHLEPFLRENLGTFLKSVDNSWQPSDYLPDSRTDTFFDEVKLLRERAKELSYDLMAVLIGDTITEEALPNYEAWFHQLDDLGRDPNNGWAQWIRGWTAEENRHGDLLNRYLYLSGRVNMREFEVSTQYLIADGFDLGTAHDPYRAFIYTSYQETATNISHRRVGQLARKAGDDQLSKICGMIAGDETRHARVYKTFVDKIFEVDPSEMMLAFEDMMRKKIVMPAHYMREMGIEMGKTFGHFTDAAQRLGVYTSQDYTDILETLITDWKVAEIPGLNSAAEKARDYVMALPNRLRRVADRMPVPKLEYRFKWID comes from the coding sequence ATGATTGCAACCACCACCTCCCGCGGAGAGGTTTTGCAGCACCTCGAACCGTTTCTGCGCGAAAATCTAGGCACTTTTCTAAAAAGCGTAGATAACAGCTGGCAGCCGTCTGACTACCTGCCCGATTCCCGGACGGATACCTTTTTTGACGAAGTGAAGCTGCTGCGTGAGCGTGCCAAAGAACTGAGCTACGACCTGATGGCCGTACTGATCGGCGACACCATCACGGAAGAAGCCCTGCCAAACTACGAAGCCTGGTTTCATCAGCTCGATGACTTGGGGCGCGACCCCAACAACGGCTGGGCGCAGTGGATCCGGGGCTGGACCGCCGAGGAAAACCGCCACGGCGACCTGCTCAACCGCTACCTCTACCTTTCCGGCCGCGTAAACATGCGCGAGTTTGAGGTAAGCACGCAGTATCTCATTGCAGACGGCTTCGACCTGGGCACGGCTCACGACCCGTACCGTGCTTTCATTTACACCAGCTACCAAGAAACCGCTACCAATATCTCGCACCGTCGGGTAGGCCAGCTGGCCCGCAAAGCCGGCGACGACCAGTTGTCGAAGATCTGCGGTATGATTGCCGGCGACGAAACCCGCCATGCCCGCGTCTACAAAACCTTCGTCGACAAAATCTTTGAGGTAGACCCTTCGGAGATGATGCTGGCTTTTGAAGACATGATGCGCAAGAAGATTGTGATGCCTGCTCACTATATGCGCGAAATGGGCATTGAAATGGGCAAGACCTTTGGCCACTTCACCGATGCTGCGCAGCGCTTGGGTGTGTACACCAGCCAGGACTACACCGACATCCTCGAAACCCTCATCACCGACTGGAAAGTAGCTGAAATACCCGGCCTCAACAGTGCCGCCGAAAAAGCCCGCGACTATGTGATGGCGCTACCCAACCGCCTGCGCCGCGTAGCCGACCGGATGCCAGTACCCAAACTGGAGTACCGCTTTAAGTGGATTGACTAA
- a CDS encoding glycosyltransferase family 2 protein — protein sequence MSSPDSLPLVTIVALCHNHARFLEPALDSILAQTYPRLEVFLVDDGSTDDSVAVLRKYAAAQPAWKTVFLPKNVGNCAAFNRAFFQSQGEYIIDFATDDILLPERVARQVAQFQQLDASYGMLYGNLELITEAGEFQRHFHRPDRAGQLQPRPASGWVFEDVLQRFFISAPSMMMRRATLQALGGYDETLAYEDFDFWVRASRSWQFYYQNEVLTRKRLHPRSKSVQGYRPNDPLLASTSVVCRKALALCRTSAERAALAVRVRWELRQAARFGSLPQARDLYGLLREIGGMRLPEHAIGAYLELRRLVGH from the coding sequence ATGTCTTCCCCTGACTCACTGCCATTGGTTACTATTGTGGCGCTGTGCCACAATCACGCCCGGTTTCTGGAGCCGGCCCTGGATTCTATCCTGGCCCAGACATATCCGCGGCTGGAGGTATTTCTTGTGGATGACGGCAGCACCGACGACAGTGTGGCAGTGCTGCGCAAGTATGCTGCCGCCCAGCCAGCATGGAAAACGGTGTTTCTGCCCAAAAATGTCGGCAACTGCGCGGCTTTCAATCGGGCCTTCTTCCAGAGCCAGGGCGAGTACATCATCGACTTTGCCACCGATGATATTCTGCTGCCCGAGCGGGTAGCCCGGCAGGTGGCTCAGTTTCAGCAGCTTGATGCCAGCTACGGCATGCTCTATGGCAACCTGGAGTTGATAACCGAAGCCGGCGAGTTCCAGCGCCACTTTCATCGGCCCGATAGGGCAGGGCAGCTGCAACCCCGCCCGGCCTCTGGCTGGGTGTTCGAGGACGTGCTGCAGCGGTTCTTCATCAGTGCCCCCTCCATGATGATGCGTCGTGCCACGCTGCAGGCCCTCGGCGGCTACGACGAAACCCTGGCGTATGAGGATTTCGACTTCTGGGTGCGTGCGTCCCGCAGCTGGCAGTTCTATTACCAAAACGAAGTGCTGACTCGCAAACGGTTGCATCCCCGTTCCAAGTCAGTGCAAGGCTACCGCCCCAACGACCCGCTGCTGGCCTCTACTAGTGTGGTGTGCCGCAAGGCGCTGGCGCTGTGCCGCACTTCGGCAGAACGCGCAGCCTTAGCGGTACGGGTGCGGTGGGAGCTGCGGCAGGCGGCGCGGTTCGGGAGTCTGCCGCAAGCCAGAGACCTGTATGGTTTGTTGCGCGAAATAGGCGGAATGAGGCTGCCGGAACACGCCATAGGAGCGTATCTGGAGCTGCGCCGGTTAGTCGGCCACTAG
- the corA gene encoding magnesium/cobalt transporter CorA, which yields MESSASSFVDPAADTAPLHPDDEKHNSIADRADTRLAREAHVGQRPGTLTIRAGAMAPRLFLLSYDEVSCTEQEYSDYDELWRFFSTHPELRHWIDVRGYNNLPLMERIMQDFDLHPLQMEDVLGDYQRAKVDVFGDNRLFLVSRMTEFTKLLEIDDDQLSIFTGPNYVLTFQDDYNDCLDTVRQRIRSGYSQIKRKPPLYLAYALTDVVLDQYYPTMAAIGDYIERLEDRILQDRPDRRVLGRILRMKKDIIRFRRFVYPEREKIAEILRMPDDIVPDEMKVYFRDCYDHAIQALDLAESYRESVSSLVELFMSNQSNRMNEVMKVLTIISSIFIPLSFVVGLYGMNFQRENPHGGINYLNMPELYSPWGYPILLAILAVIVMFQLLYFYRKGWLTNR from the coding sequence ATGGAATCTTCTGCCTCCTCTTTTGTCGATCCGGCTGCCGACACCGCCCCGCTGCATCCCGACGACGAAAAGCACAACTCTATTGCCGACCGCGCCGATACGCGGCTGGCCCGGGAAGCGCACGTGGGGCAACGGCCCGGCACGCTCACCATCCGGGCCGGCGCTATGGCCCCCCGCCTATTTCTGCTCTCCTACGATGAAGTCTCGTGCACGGAGCAGGAATACTCAGACTACGACGAGCTGTGGCGCTTTTTTTCCACTCATCCGGAGCTGCGGCACTGGATCGATGTCCGCGGCTATAACAACCTGCCGCTGATGGAGCGCATTATGCAGGATTTTGACCTGCATCCGCTGCAGATGGAGGATGTCCTCGGCGACTATCAGCGGGCTAAAGTAGACGTGTTCGGTGACAACCGCCTGTTTCTGGTGTCTCGCATGACCGAGTTTACCAAGCTGCTCGAAATCGACGACGACCAGCTTTCTATTTTCACTGGCCCCAACTACGTTCTCACGTTTCAGGACGACTACAACGACTGCCTCGATACAGTGCGGCAGCGCATTCGCTCGGGGTACAGCCAAATCAAGCGCAAACCGCCGCTCTACCTCGCCTACGCCCTCACCGATGTAGTGCTTGACCAGTACTACCCCACCATGGCGGCCATCGGCGACTATATTGAGCGGCTCGAAGACCGAATCCTGCAGGACCGTCCTGACCGGCGGGTGCTGGGCCGCATTCTGCGCATGAAGAAGGACATCATCCGGTTCCGGCGCTTTGTGTACCCGGAACGGGAGAAAATTGCAGAGATTCTGCGCATGCCCGACGACATCGTGCCCGATGAAATGAAGGTGTACTTCCGCGACTGTTACGACCACGCCATTCAGGCCCTCGACCTAGCCGAAAGCTACCGCGAATCGGTCAGCAGCCTTGTGGAGCTGTTCATGTCAAACCAGAGCAACCGCATGAACGAGGTAATGAAGGTGCTGACTATTATCAGCTCCATCTTCATTCCGCTCAGCTTTGTGGTGGGCTTGTATGGCATGAATTTCCAGCGGGAGAATCCGCATGGGGGCATAAACTACCTCAATATGCCCGAACTCTATAGCCCCTGGGGCTACCCTATTCTGCTCGCTATTCTGGCCGTTATTGTGATGTTTCAGCTCCTGTATTTCTACCGCAAAGGCTGGCTGACCAACAGGTAA
- a CDS encoding AAA family ATPase, whose translation MASSVTSASRWPIGLVVGKFLPFHKGHQVLLEQAAAQVQDLYVLVYSNPDPATMDAETRAGWIRQIYTPAGAEPGTSPRIGSTVLHIVALPVGQLPVPPNDADDHTQREFVRRWLRQQPLQPDVVFASEAYGPGFAAHIGAEYVAVDPPRTAVSISGTQIREDLYGHAEFLHPVVHAHFHSAQFIRKIVLMGAESTGKSTLSKALAAAYGTVWVHEYGRTLHEEKNGATDFDDLLYIAHRHRELEDEAVPHARHFLFVDTNAATTAQFSYFYYARCAPELLALAAECRQRYFHTFLCAPDIPYEDDGWRDPEALRDFHHGMVAMQLDMLQIPYTLLTGTVEERLQQVYAVLGQPQHAAVTSADPRKWG comes from the coding sequence TTGGCCTCTTCTGTTACTTCTGCGTCCCGCTGGCCCATTGGCTTGGTTGTGGGAAAGTTTCTGCCCTTCCACAAAGGCCACCAAGTACTGCTTGAGCAGGCTGCCGCTCAGGTGCAGGACCTATATGTGCTGGTATATTCCAACCCTGACCCGGCCACCATGGACGCTGAAACGCGGGCCGGCTGGATTCGACAGATCTATACTCCGGCAGGAGCTGAGCCCGGCACGTCGCCTCGGATTGGGAGTACAGTGCTGCACATCGTAGCACTGCCGGTGGGCCAGCTGCCGGTGCCGCCCAACGATGCCGATGACCATACTCAGCGTGAGTTTGTGCGGCGCTGGCTCCGGCAGCAGCCTCTGCAGCCCGATGTAGTATTTGCGTCCGAGGCATATGGTCCTGGCTTTGCGGCTCACATTGGAGCCGAGTATGTGGCGGTAGACCCACCCCGGACGGCCGTATCTATTTCCGGCACGCAAATTCGGGAAGACCTGTATGGGCACGCTGAGTTTCTGCACCCGGTAGTTCACGCGCATTTTCACTCGGCGCAGTTCATCCGCAAGATTGTGCTGATGGGGGCCGAAAGCACGGGCAAATCCACGCTGAGCAAGGCGCTGGCTGCCGCCTACGGTACGGTGTGGGTGCACGAGTACGGCCGCACGCTGCACGAAGAGAAAAACGGCGCCACCGACTTCGACGACCTGCTGTACATTGCGCACCGACACCGCGAGCTGGAAGATGAGGCCGTGCCGCACGCCCGGCACTTCCTGTTCGTGGATACCAATGCTGCTACTACGGCGCAGTTTTCCTACTTCTATTATGCCCGCTGTGCGCCTGAGCTATTGGCCTTGGCCGCCGAGTGTCGGCAGCGCTACTTTCATACCTTCTTGTGCGCCCCCGATATTCCGTATGAAGACGACGGCTGGCGCGACCCGGAGGCGCTGCGCGACTTCCACCACGGCATGGTAGCTATGCAGCTCGACATGCTGCAGATTCCTTATACGTTGCTCACGGGCACTGTGGAAGAGCGGCTGCAGCAAGTGTATGCCGTACTTGGCCAGCCCCAGCACGCCGCCGTCACGTCTGCGGACCCGCGCAAATGGGGCTAA
- a CDS encoding FKBP-type peptidyl-prolyl cis-trans isomerase, whose protein sequence is MLYSHSSIKRLTGGLLSFLTPLLLVSCGGNSIDIDALNAQALQRQKQVLRADSVAIAKYIADSSFVNVRRQPSGVCIVTKVAGTGDLPRNGQTASVVYKGMLLTNQVFDQSRLGPDGRPVPFIFTLGANQVIPGWEEGIGLMRKGEKAILLIPSAWAYGPSGAGNLIPPDSPLRFDVELTNLQ, encoded by the coding sequence ATGCTTTACTCGCACTCTTCTATCAAGCGCCTGACCGGCGGCTTGCTTTCGTTTCTGACGCCGCTACTGCTGGTTTCCTGCGGTGGAAATAGCATTGATATTGATGCCCTGAATGCCCAGGCGTTGCAGCGCCAGAAACAGGTGTTACGGGCCGATTCGGTGGCTATTGCCAAGTACATTGCCGACAGCAGCTTCGTAAACGTACGCCGCCAGCCCTCAGGCGTGTGCATCGTGACTAAAGTAGCGGGCACCGGCGACCTGCCACGAAACGGCCAGACGGCTTCCGTGGTCTACAAAGGCATGCTGCTCACAAACCAGGTATTCGACCAGTCACGTCTTGGCCCCGATGGACGCCCCGTGCCCTTTATCTTTACGCTGGGTGCAAACCAGGTAATTCCGGGTTGGGAAGAGGGTATTGGGCTGATGCGCAAGGGCGAAAAGGCCATTCTGCTGATTCCCTCGGCCTGGGCCTATGGCCCGAGTGGGGCCGGCAACCTCATTCCGCCGGATTCCCCTCTGCGCTTCGACGTCGAGCTCACGAATCTGCAATAG
- a CDS encoding APC family permease, with translation MSEKQGHFQRAITLFDAIMIVTGSMIGSGIFIVSAGIARQVGSAGWLLVVWLITGFITLAGAVSYGELAAMFPKVGGQYVYLREAYNKLVAFLYGWSLFLVIQTGVIAAVAVAFARFVGVLVPWFSEANVLFEIGPLKFSTVMLLAIIMLVGLTWVNSRGVRGGKLISNIFGSTKLVALALLILFGLALGINDQAVSLNFHDMWNAVSYDAAGQGTPLTTWGLIGAIGLAMTGSLFSSDAWNNIGFSGDEIVRPERTIVLSMAIGTGIVTGLYLLINLVYLLVLPMHGDPAAAATDIMSRGIMYAADERVGTAVAGSILGSIGAGLMAVLIMISTFGANNSIILSGARAYYAMAKDGLFFPRMARLNKFGVPGVALWAQCIWACGLCLSGSYGQLLNYVMFSVILFYVITIIGIFILRRTRPDAPRPYRALGYPVIPMLYVVLASAFCIILLVSPATARDAGLGLGLVALGVPVYFLFGKRFGGQ, from the coding sequence ATGTCCGAAAAGCAAGGCCATTTTCAGCGGGCCATCACGCTGTTTGACGCCATCATGATTGTAACCGGCAGCATGATTGGCTCCGGTATTTTTATTGTGTCGGCCGGTATTGCGCGGCAGGTTGGCTCGGCGGGCTGGCTGCTGGTCGTGTGGCTGATTACCGGGTTTATTACGCTGGCGGGCGCCGTGAGCTACGGCGAGCTGGCCGCCATGTTCCCGAAGGTGGGCGGACAGTACGTGTACCTGCGCGAGGCCTACAACAAGCTGGTGGCCTTCCTCTACGGCTGGTCGTTGTTTCTCGTGATTCAGACCGGTGTAATTGCGGCGGTGGCGGTGGCATTTGCACGCTTTGTGGGGGTGTTGGTGCCGTGGTTCTCGGAGGCCAACGTGCTGTTTGAAATCGGGCCGCTGAAGTTCTCCACCGTTATGCTGCTGGCCATCATCATGCTGGTGGGCCTCACGTGGGTGAACTCACGCGGGGTGCGCGGCGGCAAGCTGATTTCCAACATTTTCGGCAGCACCAAGCTGGTGGCGCTGGCGCTGCTCATTCTATTCGGGCTGGCCTTAGGCATCAACGACCAGGCCGTGAGCCTCAACTTCCATGATATGTGGAACGCCGTAAGCTACGATGCTGCCGGCCAGGGCACCCCGCTCACTACCTGGGGCCTGATCGGGGCCATCGGGCTGGCCATGACCGGCTCCCTGTTCAGCTCCGATGCCTGGAACAACATCGGCTTCTCCGGCGACGAAATCGTGCGGCCCGAGCGCACGATTGTACTTAGCATGGCCATCGGCACGGGTATCGTAACGGGGCTGTATCTGCTTATCAACCTGGTGTACCTGCTGGTACTGCCCATGCACGGCGACCCGGCCGCGGCCGCCACCGACATCATGAGCCGCGGCATCATGTACGCCGCCGATGAGCGGGTGGGCACGGCCGTAGCGGGTAGCATTCTGGGCAGCATCGGGGCGGGCCTGATGGCGGTCCTGATTATGATCAGCACGTTTGGAGCCAACAACAGCATTATCCTGAGCGGCGCCCGCGCCTACTATGCCATGGCCAAAGACGGCTTGTTCTTCCCCCGCATGGCTCGCCTCAATAAGTTTGGCGTACCGGGTGTGGCGCTGTGGGCGCAGTGCATCTGGGCCTGTGGGCTGTGCCTGTCGGGCTCCTATGGGCAGCTCCTGAACTACGTCATGTTCTCGGTGATTCTGTTCTATGTCATCACCATCATTGGCATTTTCATTCTGCGCCGCACCCGGCCCGACGCTCCCCGGCCCTACCGGGCCCTGGGCTATCCAGTCATTCCTATGCTCTACGTGGTGCTGGCTTCTGCTTTCTGCATTATCCTGCTCGTGTCGCCGGCCACGGCTCGCGACGCCGGCCTTGGGCTCGGGCTAGTAGCGTTAGGCGTACCGGTATATTTCCTGTTTGGCAAGCGCTTCGGCGGGCAATAG
- a CDS encoding carboxypeptidase-like regulatory domain-containing protein, translating into MPSKYTLPEPETDEAGTLLSEEDSLSSGNGRLAIIVGAILLLAIVGYMFLPGSGGRRVITNVMPSVMLDEASVTGTRPADEPAATAAVAAVTEDATTKPATDKTKKAVTRTTIDGNLATRTTESVGTTEAAPVSEAAAPAAAPEAAAAPANVTLSGRILDENGRPLAGATVLVKGSRKGTGTDANGNYSIEVPAGENALVYGYGGYQDQEVRTRGSQPVNVTLLPSENGKRRRR; encoded by the coding sequence ATGCCCTCAAAATATACTCTCCCTGAACCCGAAACCGACGAAGCCGGCACGCTGCTGAGTGAAGAGGATTCTCTGTCCTCCGGCAACGGCCGTTTGGCCATTATCGTTGGGGCAATTCTGCTGCTGGCCATCGTTGGCTACATGTTTTTGCCCGGCTCCGGCGGGCGGCGGGTCATCACCAACGTTATGCCGTCCGTTATGCTCGATGAAGCCAGCGTGACGGGCACCCGCCCCGCCGATGAGCCGGCCGCTACCGCTGCTGTGGCTGCTGTAACCGAAGATGCAACAACCAAGCCTGCCACCGATAAGACCAAGAAAGCAGTTACCCGCACTACCATCGATGGCAATCTGGCTACCCGGACCACCGAGTCGGTAGGGACAACTGAAGCCGCCCCTGTATCGGAAGCCGCCGCTCCGGCCGCCGCGCCCGAAGCAGCTGCGGCCCCCGCTAATGTGACGCTTTCCGGCCGGATTCTGGACGAGAACGGCCGGCCATTGGCTGGTGCTACCGTTCTGGTAAAAGGTTCGCGCAAGGGCACTGGAACCGATGCCAATGGCAACTATTCCATTGAAGTGCCGGCCGGCGAGAATGCGCTGGTGTATGGCTACGGTGGCTACCAAGACCAAGAGGTCCGCACCCGTGGCTCACAGCCCGTTAACGTAACGCTGCTGCCCAGCGAAAACGGCAAACGCCGGCGCCGGTAG
- a CDS encoding NAD(P)/FAD-dependent oxidoreductase, giving the protein MHLVIIGNGITGVSCALTVRRLQPEARITLVSDETPHHYSRTALMYVYMGHLRPQDIKPYDDWFWPENRLELVYTTATALDTDRKALSLSNGQHLSYDKLLLATGSVSRTYGWPGQELVGVQGLYSLPDLEQMHRHTHGIARAVVVGGGLIGIELAEMLHSRGIAVTVLVRDDRYWGSVLPAAEAALIDQQLREHHIDVRYGTGLAEILGTDGHVRAVRTSHGEEIECQWVGLATGVTPNLDLAASCATLETDRGILVDDYLQTSAPDVYAAGDCAQHRQPAAGEVPIEQLWYTGRMQGATVAHTLCGLPTRYRRGPWFNSAKFFHLEYQTYGRVPAEPEPGESACYWQHPNGRHALRITFRPAQNNAVTGVNAMGIRQRHEVWEAWLRAETPVQQVLAQLGKANFDPEFFRRHEPDMLRSFKQQLVAAYT; this is encoded by the coding sequence ATGCATCTGGTTATCATCGGCAATGGCATTACGGGCGTCAGCTGTGCGCTGACGGTGCGCCGGCTGCAGCCCGAAGCCCGCATTACGCTCGTGTCAGACGAGACGCCGCACCACTACTCGCGCACGGCACTGATGTATGTGTACATGGGACACCTGCGCCCGCAGGATATCAAGCCATATGATGACTGGTTCTGGCCCGAAAACCGGCTGGAGCTGGTGTATACCACCGCTACCGCCCTCGACACCGACCGCAAAGCTCTTTCGCTGAGCAACGGCCAACACCTCTCCTACGACAAGCTACTGCTGGCTACGGGCTCCGTCAGCCGCACCTACGGCTGGCCCGGCCAGGAGCTTGTGGGCGTGCAGGGCCTGTATTCACTGCCCGACCTGGAGCAGATGCACCGCCACACGCACGGCATAGCGCGGGCCGTGGTAGTGGGTGGCGGCCTGATTGGGATTGAACTGGCCGAAATGCTGCATTCGCGTGGAATTGCCGTGACGGTGCTCGTGCGCGACGACCGGTACTGGGGCTCCGTGCTGCCAGCTGCCGAAGCGGCCCTGATAGACCAGCAACTCCGCGAGCATCATATTGATGTGCGCTACGGGACTGGGCTGGCGGAAATACTAGGTACTGATGGCCATGTACGGGCCGTGCGCACCAGCCACGGCGAGGAAATCGAGTGCCAATGGGTAGGACTGGCCACTGGCGTCACGCCCAATCTGGACCTGGCGGCCTCGTGCGCTACACTAGAAACCGACCGGGGCATTCTGGTAGACGATTACCTGCAAACCAGTGCCCCCGATGTGTACGCCGCCGGCGACTGTGCCCAGCATCGGCAACCGGCCGCCGGTGAAGTACCCATTGAGCAACTCTGGTATACGGGCCGCATGCAGGGCGCAACCGTGGCGCATACCCTTTGTGGGCTACCTACCCGCTACCGCCGCGGTCCGTGGTTCAACTCGGCCAAGTTCTTTCACCTCGAATACCAGACCTACGGCCGTGTGCCGGCTGAGCCGGAGCCGGGCGAATCCGCTTGTTACTGGCAGCACCCAAACGGGCGCCATGCATTGCGTATTACCTTCCGGCCAGCCCAAAACAATGCCGTAACGGGCGTAAATGCCATGGGCATACGGCAGCGCCACGAAGTATGGGAGGCGTGGCTGCGGGCCGAGACTCCGGTGCAGCAGGTGTTGGCCCAGCTCGGCAAAGCCAATTTCGACCCTGAGTTCTTCCGCCGCCACGAACCTGACATGTTACGCTCGTTTAAGCAGCAACTGGTGGCGGCTTATACGTAA